The sequence below is a genomic window from Paenibacillus sp. DCT19.
AGATGGCACGATCAATCAGACGATGGCTGATGGCACGATTGAGGCTGGTGCACAGCTTGGTATCGGTAAGGTAGTCAATCCAGAAGGCTTGGAGAAAATCGGAGGCAACTTGTACCGTATGACGGCCAATGCGAATCCTGATGGTGCACTTGAGCCCCTGACAGCTAACAGTGCCGAAGATGGAACAGGTGCGATTATCGCTGGTCAGCTTGAAATGTCTAACGTGGACTTGACTGGTGAATTTACAGAGATGATTGTAGCTCAACGTGGATTCCAAGCTAACTCAAGAATCATTACCACATCGGATGAAGTGCTTCAAGAAGTTGTTAACCTGAAACGTTAATAACGGTTTAGTAGTTTTTTAATTGTGTGTGGGAGTATGTTCCCCCACGCTGAATAAGGGGGCTTAGCATGATTTCGGTGACGCGGTTAAATGGTTCTCCCATGTGGTTGAATGCGCTGATGGTGGAAATTGTTGAAGAGACGCCAGATACGTATATAACTCTTGTCACAGGAAAGAGACTCATTGTGCTGGAAAAGGCGGATGAAGTCATTTCCAAAATTAAAGAATACAACCGTGAAATTGGGGTTCAGGCGGCCACCATCAAAGTGCAACAAACGGAGGAATCCTGATGAAAAAGATGATGCCCTGGATTGCAATGAGCCTGCTTGCTATAACACTCATTGCGGTGGTTGTGTTTGTATTTATGCAAACTCAGAACGGGAACAATGCTGATGCACATAAGTCTGCTGCTGTAGTAGAGAAGAAGAAGACTGCAGATGAGATTGTCGAAGTAACATCAGAAATTACAGACATAAAAACGAATCTAGCAGATACCAATCACATTTTACAAGCGAAGTTATCCTTTGAGCTAGCAGATGCTAAATCAAAAGAAGATTTTGAGAAAATCAAAGAAATTACGGTGAAACCGATTATTATTCAGACTCTAGCAGATACACAACCAGAAGAATTAAAAACAGCAAAAGGCCGTTCTGAGTTCAACACAA
It includes:
- a CDS encoding flagellar FlbD family protein; this translates as MISVTRLNGSPMWLNALMVEIVEETPDTYITLVTGKRLIVLEKADEVISKIKEYNREIGVQAATIKVQQTEES
- a CDS encoding flagellar basal body-associated FliL family protein; this encodes MKKMMPWIAMSLLAITLIAVVVFVFMQTQNGNNADAHKSAAVVEKKKTADEIVEVTSEITDIKTNLADTNHILQAKLSFELADAKSKEDFEKIKEITVKPIIIQTLADTQPEELKTAKGRSEFNTKLTELINNALPEPKLSSTSFTDFLLVSM